Proteins found in one Melospiza melodia melodia isolate bMelMel2 chromosome 13, bMelMel2.pri, whole genome shotgun sequence genomic segment:
- the PDCD5 gene encoding programmed cell death protein 5 translates to MADEELEALRQRRLGEIRAEHGDPSADPSQQEAKQREAEIRNTILAQVLDQAARARLSNLALVKPDKAKAVENYLIQMARFGQLAGKVSEQGLIEILEKVSQQTEKKTTVKFNRRKVLDSDEEDDY, encoded by the exons ATGGCGGACGAGGAGCTGGAGGCGCTGCGGCAGCGGCGGCTGGGCGAGATCAGGGCCGAGCACGGG GATCCTTCTGCTGATCCATCACAACAGGAAGCAAAGCAGAG AGAAGCAGAGATAAGGAATACTATTTTAGCTCAAGTTCTTGATCAAGCAGCTCGTGCAAGAT TAAGCAATTTAGCACTTGTGAAACCAGACAAAGCAAAAGCAGTAGAGAATTATCTTATACAGATGGCAAGATTTGGACAGCTAGCTGGAAAG GTATCAGAACAAGGTTTGATAGAAATTCTTGAAAAAGTGAGTcagcaaacagaaaagaaaacaacagtgaag TTCAACAGAAGGAAAGTGTTGGATTCTGATGAAGAGGATGATTATTAA